The window GCATTAGCTAGAACTCGCAAGGCATCACCCATGCTGCTTCTTTATGACATCACGAGCACATACCTTGAAGGGACCCATGCCGATGACGCCGATTATGGCTACAGCCGGGATAAGCGCTGGGATCGCTATCAGGTAGTAGTTGGTCTAGTATGCGACGGCGAGGGGTTACCGCTGGCCGTAGAGGTTTGGCCCGGCGACACGGCTGATAAGGATACGGTGATCGAGTGCGAGATTAAGTTCCGCGCCAAAGGTGAAACGAGAGAAGTAGAGGAGATACTCCGCTACTGGGACAAGCTTCGCCTGAGCCAACATGTGCTACAGGCAGAGGGTTATGAATCTAGGGAATGGGATTGGCAGTTAGGGGAATTGGGGCTGAAGATCAAAAAAGAGATGGAGCAACTTGAGCTATGGAAATCAGTGGATAGGTATCGCCATAGTCTACAATGAAACTATGATATTAGGTAAAAACCCTTTATTCGCGGGCTCTTTTTAGAGCCCGTTATTTATGGGGAGGGGGAACATCGGCTATATTAGCGGAAAGATGGAATCAGGAAGGAACTCATAAAGGTATGTGGAATAACTTTTGAAGTTGCACCAAATCAAATGGGAGCTGTTATGTCGCTTGCCTCCGGTCACATCCGAAGGTATAATGCCATAGGTATAATGCCGTGGAGTTGAGCGATCTTGTTGATGGCAGATGTGAAGGCAGGTTCCTATTTCGATGTCCTCTGAAGCATCAAATAAATGGCGCTTTTTGAACACGGGTTTTGCGCGCGGTTCCTGGAACATGGCTGTTGATGAGGCGATTCTGATCTGTCACTCCGAAGGGAAGGTTCCGCCTACTATTCGACTGTACGGCTGGGAACCTCCTGCCCTTTCCCTTGGACGCATTCAGTCATTCCACCGCGATGTAGACGCTGGCGCGTGTCGCAAGTTCGGTTTCGATGTAGTCCGCAGGCCTACCGGGGGCCGGGCCGTGCTTCACGATAAAGAAGTGACCTATAGTTTCGTTTTAACTGAATCGCATCCTTTATGCCCGAAACAGATCAGCGAGGCCTTCAGCCTTGCGGCGATGGGCATTCTAAAGGGGCTTTCTCTCCTTGGAATCGAGGCAAATATTCAAGGCAGAGATTCGAGGCAGCGCCGGGACATGCAAAAGGGAAACGGATTATCTTCACCTGCATGTTTCGATTCACCTTCATGGTATGAGATAGTTGTGCATGGCAAAAAGCTTGTGGGGAGCGCCCAGGCGAGAATCAAAGGCACACTCTTGCAGCATGGTTCGATCCTGATGGAATTGGAGCCAGATGTGGTGTCCGCTCTATTCAAATTGCCCAGCGAGGCCGTCAGAATGCGAGTCGAGAGAGAACTCCAATTAGGCGCCACTAGTATTTCATCGATACTGGGACGCAAAGTCGAATTTGGCGAGGTTTCTGCGGCGGTTCGTCAGGGATTCATAGATTTCCTTCGAGAAACCTTCAACATCACCCTGGAGGATGGGGCTCTCACCCCCGATGAGACCCAGTTGGCCGTCGAGCTGGAACAGCAAAAGTATTCCACGGATTCCTGGAATATGCTCAGGTCAACCACCCCGGACTGAAGTTCGAGGCTTGCGGTGAAATCTAGGCGCAACCTCACGGTTAACCCGCCTCAGCATCTGAGCCGAAGGACAAGGCGACGAGGATGCTACATTATCCAGGTCATGATGCAGGGATGCTTCTCCAGTCTCCGTAAAGCATCGCCAGCAGTTAAACAGCAAGCAGGGGTGTCAGCGAGCAGTGCTGCTGGCATGACAAGCTTGGATAATATTGGCCAGGAGAGATGGCAGGAGAGTCCGCCTGTCCCGTCACCAGCCCCGTAAGGGGCCTCCGCAAGGAGGTGTGTTCGTTCATGGTAGATGAATGCCACCAGGTGGCGATTGTATGAAAGACTCAAGGAGATTGGCTTGCCCGTGGAATGCGGCACTGGCGCTAGGACAAAGAAACAGCGGCTGGAGCATAGCTTTCCCAAGACTCATTATTACGATGCCTGCTGTGTTGGTGCGAGCACGCCGATGGATATAGTAATTAATCAGAGGTATGTGCATGTTTGGTCAGCGGTTGGCCGTGGGACGAGGAGAATGTGCAATACAGATGCTCATGGGTTTCCGGTCAACGCGGGACTTGGCCATCTGCAGCATCTCATCAGGCAAAGTCTTATGCCTTCATTTGCATTCATGATAATTCTCAGATTTCCCTTTCAGGCTAGAAGGAGATTCTCAAATCGCGGCGAAGTAGATAATATGATTGAAAGCGGTTACGTTTATAATCACTGGTGAGGTGTTGCCCCCGGGATGATTTTAGATCTAGCCTGCTATTTGCGAGGCAATTAAGGTGGGATTATGCATGTCATAGTAAACGTTTTAGTAAACAATGACACGCAGGATCTATTGCGCAAAGAATTTCACTTATTGGCGATGAGGTGCGAATTTGCTGCGTAAACGTATTAGATAAAACTGTAGGAGATTAGATGGAAGGGAACAGCCTTGACCATGGGAAGTAATGATGTTCATATCGATAGGCGGCATTTATCAGAGAATAAGGTCACAATACGTGATGTAGCGCTTAGGGCTGGCGTTTCTATTGCAACAGTCTCGCGGGTGATGACCAATAGTCCCGGGGTGGGTGAAAGCACAAGGGCGCGCGTGCTGGATGTAATACATGAGCTCAACTATTACCCTGATATTAAGGGAAGAATGTTGGCATCCAATTCTACCAGAAACATAGGGCTGGTTATACCGCATACATCTCATTTCATAATGAAGGATCCATTCTTTGCGGAAGTGCTGCGCGGCGTCCAGGACGCGATAAATGCGCGAGGCTACCGGATGGTTCTTGCCACTGCGTCCGCTGAAATCGAGGAGGATCTAGAATATATAAAAATGGCCAGAGATGGAAGTGTCGATGGCATAATTGTCCTGTGTAACAAGGTAAATGATATATATCTCCCGGAGCTTAAGGCCATGAATTTCCCTTTCGTTTCCATAGGCAGGGCCTTCGGCCCGATTGATATAGCCTTTGTGGATATCGATAACATCCAGAGCTCCTATAACGCTGTAAAATACCTCATTGACATGGGACATAGGAGAATAGCTCACATAGCGGGAATCCTGGAAACTACGGCAGGTATTGAGCGACTGGAGGGCTATAAGCGCGCATTGGTGGACAACGGTCTGCCTTACGATGAGTCTTATGTGGTTGAGGGGAAATTCACGCAGGAAAGCGGTTATCTTGCGGCGTCGAGGCTTCTTGAAAATCCAAAGAAGCTTCCCACCGCCATCTTCGCCTACAATGATTCAATGGCCATAGGGGCCATGAGAGCCATACGTGAAAAAGGAATGGCGATTCCTGATGACATCTCCATCGTTGGGTTCAACGATGATCCTGAAGTATCATATTCTGAACCGCCTCTCACTACTGTCCGTCAGCCCATTTACCGGCTCGGGAAGCTTGCTACGGAGATGTTGATTGAAATAATTGAAAGAGATGGACCGAAACAAAGACAGGTAATCCTGCCAACAGAAATAGTAGAAAGATCTTCAGTGAGAAGGCTGGGGGGAGGTGAAGGGTAGGTCGCATTATCGGGATCGGGTACCCACTAAATTGCCTGCAGGGTTGCGTTATCATTCAAAAACAGGGAGGGCCATAGATCCTACACCCAAAGATATGGGCCTTTCTATCGCAAAAGGATGGTGATGTCCGGAGAGAGCTTCTGGTATTTCAATGAAAGATGGATGGTTTTGCAATGGAAGGCTATTGGCAGAGTAATCGGTGAACACCTGAAACACTAGAAAGGAGAGTAACAGTATGTTTATCAGAAGGTTTTTAGGTTTCCTGATCCCTGCGGTTATTCTGTGCCTTCTCATAGGCACTACGGCTCTGGCCGCTGTGACTATAAAGACCTGGGACCAGCCGGGCACCGATCCACTTAGCAAAATCACCGAAATAATCCAAAAAGGTTTTGAGAAGCTCTATCCGGATATTAAGGTGGAGCGCACTGGCATACCAGGCAAGCCGGGCGAGGACAGGTTGGCCTTCACCTCAGCCATGGCGGGCGGCTCGGGGCCGGATGCCTATCATGCGGCACATTTCCCGACGATACCTGTATGGATTGATCAGGGATTTGCGATGGATATAACTGAAATGTACAAGGCATGGCCTGATTCCAAGAGCGTGCTGCCTGCCGCTCTCCAGGCGGCTATGAAAAACGGCAAGATCTATGGGGTGCCAAATAGCTATTATGTGATGATGCTGGCCTACCGTAGGGATCTTTTTAAGAATGCTGGACTTGCCGGACCACCGCGTAATTGGAACGAGCTGGCTACATTCGCGCAGAAGCTCACTGACCCAAGAAAGAATAAATATGGTTATGCCATCCTGGGCATGGATTGGGCGAGCTGGTACTGGGAGAATTTCGTCTGGCAGGCTGGGGGCGAGGTAACAGAGAAGTTGCCTGATGGGAAATGCAAGATCCGCTTTACCGAAGAGCCTGCAATAAAAGCGCTCCAGTTCTATAAGGATTTGAAGTGGAAATATAAAGTCGTCCAGTCTGACGTGCTCCAGGCATATGACGCGAATGTGAGGGATCTGGTCCAGGGCACTGCTGCAATGTACATGCTGGCGATAGACCAGTACCCAGGGCTTCTTAGCCAGGGCCTGAAGCCCGAGCAGATCGGATTTGCCACGCTGCCGGCGGGTCCAACGGGCATCAAGGCTGCCCAGGTTGGTGGGGCATATTGGATTGTGAACCCCGCTCTCGCCAAGAATAAAGCCAAGTTGGATGCCGTTTGGAAGTACGTGACATACATGTCGTCAAAGGATACTTTCCTCAAAACTTATGAGCTTCAAGCCGACGCAGGGGTGCTCTTCCCGCCCAAGATGCCGTACTTTAGCGGAGTCAATATCTCTAAATATTTCAAGGAAGTACCTGAGGATATAGCCGAAGAGGTAAATGATTCGTTAGCGCATGGCAAGATGGAATACTACTTCAAGGACAGGATCGAACCTTATCTTGCCAAGCCGATACAGGCCGTGCTCCTCGACCAAAAGGCCGATCCCAAGGCAGTGCTTGAGGAATGTGCCAAGAGGGTTCTTCAGGACATTCCCAATACCGTACGGTAACGCCTGAATTTACCGACTTATCCGGCGAGGGGTTCATTCCCCTCGCCAGCCAAAACTAGCAGCAAGGGAAGGGGTGTTATTTCTATGGCGGAGGAAAAGCTCCTTTTCCGGAAGAATCCTGCTTGGACCAGGACCCCCACCAGGACCAGAACATTGGGCATGGGGATTCTCTTCGTCTTGCCAGCCATCATAGTCTTCCTGCTCTTTAAATATTATCCAATGTTCAAGGCGCTCAGGATGAGTCTCTATGAATATAGCATAATGAATCCCCCGGGGAAATTCCTGGGCCTGGGGAACTATGCACGGGCGCTGAATATGAACATGTTTTGGGTCGCCTGGAAAAACAATATAGTCTTCTTTGTACTGGGTATCCTCTTTGGCTTCTGGCCCCCTATTATACAGGCATTTCTCCTTGATGAGGTCAAGAGGTTTCAGGCTTTTTGGCGCCTTCTTTTCCTCATCCCATCTGCAGTGCCCGGCATGTCGGGCTACATTCTTTGGAAATGGATTTATCACCCTGACTATGGACTTCTCAATAGCATCTTGGGAACCGTGGGCCTGGGGCCCTTTGGATGGCTCAATGATCCTCGCATTGCCAAGATTGCCCTGACTATGCCGGGGCTTCTTGGGGGAGGCCTTGGAATCCTGATATATCTTTCGGCAATACAGAACATCCCAAGTGAACATATAGAGGCTGCTTCCGTGGATGGCGCGACTGTTTGGCAGAAGCTTCGTTACATAGCATTGCCGGAGATCAGGCCTATTGTCGCCATCCAGCTCACACTAG is drawn from Bacillota bacterium and contains these coding sequences:
- a CDS encoding sugar ABC transporter permease, whose translation is MAEEKLLFRKNPAWTRTPTRTRTLGMGILFVLPAIIVFLLFKYYPMFKALRMSLYEYSIMNPPGKFLGLGNYARALNMNMFWVAWKNNIVFFVLGILFGFWPPIIQAFLLDEVKRFQAFWRLLFLIPSAVPGMSGYILWKWIYHPDYGLLNSILGTVGLGPFGWLNDPRIAKIALTMPGLLGGGLGILIYLSAIQNIPSEHIEAASVDGATVWQKLRYIALPEIRPIVAIQLTLALTGAFQIFDQVFVMTGGGPLDSTRVITLLVYRYGFENYELGFAAALAMLMFVAVFIVTAIRIHYSRSDVA
- a CDS encoding sugar ABC transporter substrate-binding protein, encoding MFIRRFLGFLIPAVILCLLIGTTALAAVTIKTWDQPGTDPLSKITEIIQKGFEKLYPDIKVERTGIPGKPGEDRLAFTSAMAGGSGPDAYHAAHFPTIPVWIDQGFAMDITEMYKAWPDSKSVLPAALQAAMKNGKIYGVPNSYYVMMLAYRRDLFKNAGLAGPPRNWNELATFAQKLTDPRKNKYGYAILGMDWASWYWENFVWQAGGEVTEKLPDGKCKIRFTEEPAIKALQFYKDLKWKYKVVQSDVLQAYDANVRDLVQGTAAMYMLAIDQYPGLLSQGLKPEQIGFATLPAGPTGIKAAQVGGAYWIVNPALAKNKAKLDAVWKYVTYMSSKDTFLKTYELQADAGVLFPPKMPYFSGVNISKYFKEVPEDIAEEVNDSLAHGKMEYYFKDRIEPYLAKPIQAVLLDQKADPKAVLEECAKRVLQDIPNTVR
- a CDS encoding lipoate--protein ligase family protein, producing the protein MSSEASNKWRFLNTGFARGSWNMAVDEAILICHSEGKVPPTIRLYGWEPPALSLGRIQSFHRDVDAGACRKFGFDVVRRPTGGRAVLHDKEVTYSFVLTESHPLCPKQISEAFSLAAMGILKGLSLLGIEANIQGRDSRQRRDMQKGNGLSSPACFDSPSWYEIVVHGKKLVGSAQARIKGTLLQHGSILMELEPDVVSALFKLPSEAVRMRVERELQLGATSISSILGRKVEFGEVSAAVRQGFIDFLRETFNITLEDGALTPDETQLAVELEQQKYSTDSWNMLRSTTPD
- a CDS encoding LacI family DNA-binding transcriptional regulator, coding for MGSNDVHIDRRHLSENKVTIRDVALRAGVSIATVSRVMTNSPGVGESTRARVLDVIHELNYYPDIKGRMLASNSTRNIGLVIPHTSHFIMKDPFFAEVLRGVQDAINARGYRMVLATASAEIEEDLEYIKMARDGSVDGIIVLCNKVNDIYLPELKAMNFPFVSIGRAFGPIDIAFVDIDNIQSSYNAVKYLIDMGHRRIAHIAGILETTAGIERLEGYKRALVDNGLPYDESYVVEGKFTQESGYLAASRLLENPKKLPTAIFAYNDSMAIGAMRAIREKGMAIPDDISIVGFNDDPEVSYSEPPLTTVRQPIYRLGKLATEMLIEIIERDGPKQRQVILPTEIVERSSVRRLGGGEG